The DNA sequence CACCAGCTCCAGGCGGCGGGCCGCGCCTTTGAAGGTCGCCAGCGCCTCGTAGAAGTCCTTGCCCTTGATGCCCAGCTGCTTGCAGACTTCCTTGGCGGCCGAGATGTTGCGCAAATTATGCTCGCCAAACACCTGAATCGGCACTTCCTCGTCCTTCTTGGTGATGAGCACCGTTTTGCCGTGGCGCACTTTGTTTTCGTGCGGGCCGTAGCCGATGTACTGCACGTCGGAGCTGGTGGGCACGGTCACGAGCTGCACCTGCTCGTCGTCGCGGTCATAAATGAGCACGCCGGCTTTGGGCGTCATCTCGGCGAAGATGCGGAACTGCTCCCGGTAGTCTTCCTCGGTCGGAAATACGTTGATATGGTCCCAGCTGATGCCCGAAATAACCCCGATGTGGTGCTGGTAGAGGTGGAACTTGGGCCGCCGGTCGATGGGCGACGACAGGTACTCGTCGCCCTCGATGATGATGATGGGCGCGTCTTCGGAAAGCTGTACCATCAAGTCGAAGCCTTCGAGCTGGGCGCCCACGGCATAGTCGAACTTGCGGTTGTGGTGGCGCAATACGTGCAGAATCAGCGAGGTAATGCTGGTTTTGCCGTGCGAGCCGCCGATGACCACGCGCTGCTTGTCCTTGGAGGCCTCGTAGATAAACTCGGGGAAGGAGTAGATGCGCAGCCCCAGCTCCTGGGCCCGCAGCAGCTCGGGGTTGTCGGCCCGGGCGTGCATGCCCACGATGACGGCGTCGAGCTCGGGCGTTACTTTCTCCGGAAACCAGCCTTCCTGGGCGGGCAGCAGGCCGGCGGCGGCCAAGCGGCTTTTGGCGGGCTCAAAGATTTCGTCGTCGGAGCCAGTAACCTGAGCACCACGGCGGTGCAGGGCCAGGGCCAGGTTGTGCATGATGCTGCCACCGGTGGCAATCAGGTGCAGACGCTGGAGAGAAGTGGGCGTTGGAGCCATTCAAATTAAACTAAAACGGGGCGGATGGGCTTTAAGGGCCGGGCGGCAAAGGTAATAAACCGGGGCCGTTGTACCGGGGCCGGAGGGCGAAGCGTAGCGAGTGAAGGCCGGGGAAGATACCGAAAAGAAAGGATGGGGCGCATCGGATAATGTGCGGTAGAGCCCGTAGCTTTGTGCCCCTTTTGCGTTAGATTTGCTGAGTACCGATGAATGACCGGATGGATGACCGCCTAAAACAATCTGCCTCGCGGGCCAAAGCCGCCTGGAACAGCCGCCCCCCGCAGCTGTCCATGGGCACGCCTTCGGGTAAGCTCCCGCCCCAGGCGCGCGAGCTGGAAGCCGCTGTTTTGGGTGCCCTCATGCTGGAGAAGGATGCCCTGACCACTGTTATTGACATCCTCAAGCCCGAGAGCTTCTACGACGAGAAGCACCGGCGCATCTTCAAGGCTATCCTGAATCTGTTCGACAAGTCGGAGCCAATTGACATCCTGACCGTAACCCACGAGCTGCGGGAAATGGGCGAGCTGGAAGCCGGCGGCGGGGCCCATTTCGTGGCCAACCTCACCTTCAAGGTGAACTCGGCGGCCAACATCGAGTACCACGCCCGCATCATCACCGAAAACGCCATTAAGCGGGAGCTGATCAACATTGCCAGCACCATTCACCGCGACGCTTTCGAGGACACGACCGACGTATTTAACCTGCTCGACAGCACCGAGCAAGCCCTGTTTGAGGTTTCGGAATCCAACATCCGCAAGAACTTCGACGACATGCGCAGCCTGATGGGCAAGGCCATCAAGGAGCTCGAAGAAAAGAAAAACCAGAAGGACGGCCTCACCGGTGTGCCCTCCGGCTTCTCGGCCCTCGACCGGGTTACCTCCGGCTGGCAACCGTCTGACCTGGTGATTATTGCGGCTCGCCCGGGCATGGGTAAGTGCTTAGGAAAAGGCACCAAAGTGCTGATGTATGACGGCACGCTGCGCAACGTGGAAGACGTGCGCGAAGGTGAGCTGCTGATGGGCGACGACTCGACGCCGCGCCGGGTGCTGAATATTGCCCGGGGTCGGGAACGGATGTACTGGGTGCGCCAGAACAAGGCCGAGGCCTACCGCGTCAACGAAAGCCACATTCTCTCGCTCAAGCGCAGCCGCACTGAGGGCCCGCACCGCCACGGCGACGTGCTCAACATCACCGTGAAGGACTGGCTGAGCAAGTCGGCCAAGTTCCGCTCGAACTACAAGGGCTATAAAGTGCCGGTAGAGTTTGCCGCGCAGGACGTTTCGGTTGATCCGTATTTCCTGGGCGTGTGGCTCGGGGATGGGGCTTCCGACAACTGCCGCATCACCGGCCAGGACCCGGAAATCATCGACTACCTGCACGAGTACGCCGAGGCGCTGGACATGCAGGTAACGGTGGGCGTGGTGGCTAACCGCTGCAACAGCTACGGCATCACCCGGGGCCGGCAGGGTGGCAGCATCGCGCAGTATTCGCTGCAGGATGAGCTGCGGCAGCTGGGCGTGCTGGGCAATAAGCATATTCCCCAGCAGTACCTGAGCAACTCGACCGAGAGTCGCCTGCGGTTGCTGGCCGGCCTGATTGACTCCGACGGCCACCTCGACCCGGTGAGCAATGGCTACGAAATCACCCAGAAAAACCACCGCCTGGCCCGGCAGATTAAGTTTCTGGCCGACTCGCTGGGCTTCCGCACCTCGCTGAAGAAGAAGCGGGCTGCCATCAGCAGCATCGGCTACGAAAGTGAGGTATTCCGGGTGCGGATCTACGGCGACATCAACCGGGTGCCGGTGCGGGTGCAGCGGAAGAAGGCTCAGCCCTGGGCCAGCAAGGTCGATTGGCGCATGACCGGTATTTCGGTGGAATTCGATCAGGAAGACGACTACTACGGCTTCGCCATCGACGGCAACCGCCTGTTCCTGCTCCAGGACATGACGGTGACCCACAACACTGCCTTCGTAGTCTCGGCGATGCGCAACGCGGCCGTGGACCACAAAAAGGCGGTGGCGATTTTCTCGCTGGAAATGTCCTCGATTCAGCTCGTGAATCGTCTGATTTCGGCCGAGGCGGAGCTGGACTCGGAGAAAATCAAGAAGGGCAACCTGGCCGACTACGAGTGGGCCCAGCTCAACCACAAGATTGCCGGCCTGTCGTCGGCCCCGATTTACATCGACGACACGCCGGGCCTGAGCATCCGGGAATTGCGCACCAAGTGTCGCCGCCTCAAGGCCCACCACGACATCCAGATGATCATCATCGACTACCTGCAGCTGATGACGGGTAACTCGGATGGGGGTAAGGGCGCCGGCAACCGCGAACAGGAAATTGCCTCGATTTCGCGGGCTCTGAAGGGTATTGCCAAGGAATTGAACGTGCCGGTGCTGGCGCTGTCGCAGCTTTCCCGCTCGGTGGAAACCCGGGGCGGCGACAAGAAGCCCCAGCTTAGTGACCTTCGCGAATCGGGCTCCATCGAGCAGGACGCCGACATGGTGGTGTTTCTGTACCGCCCGGAGTACTACAAGATTACGGAGGACGAGATGGGCAACCCGACCCAGGGCACCGGTGAGGTGATTATTGCCAAGCACCGGAACGGCTCCCTGGAAACGGTTCAGCTCAAGTTTATCGGCAAGTTCACCAAGTTTGCCGACCTCGACGGCGGCGGTTTCGGCATGGACGCCGAGTACAACACCGGCGCCTTCCCGGCCAGCACCTTCGACGACGAGCCCGGCTTCGCGCCCAACACCATTCGGCTGGGCAGCAAGATCAACGAGGGCGGCCCCGGGCCGGTACCCTTCCCGAAAAGCAACTTCGGCAACGACGACCCGCCGTTTTAAGCGGTGGTCTAGCCAACAGAAAAGCCTCCTGCATTACACGGGAGGCTTTTTGTTTGGCTGGAAGGAGCGTTTCGAACCCCTAAAGTATGGCTTCGGACGCCCTCGAAACCCTATCGGACGGTCCTGAAACCACATCGGACAGTCCCGAAACCATATCGGACGGTCCCGAAACCCTATCGGACAGTCCTGAAGCCATATCGGACGGCCCCGAAACCCTATCGGACGGTCCTGAAACCACATCGGACAGTCCCGAAACCCTATCGGACGGCCCCGAAACCCTATCGGACAGTCTCGAAACCCTATCGGACGGTCCTGAAACCCTATCGGACACCCCAAAAAGGCTTCGGACACTCTTGAAAGCGCTTCGGACGACCTTTAGGCATTGGCGATGATGCGCTTGATGGCCTCGGCCCGGAAGTCGGGGGCGAAGTGCAGGATGTTGGGTAAGTGGGTAAACTCCTGCTGCTCGTGCGTCGTGGTCAGGATGACGGCTTTCATGCCGGCGTTGAGGGCGGCTTCGGCGCCTTTGGGCACGTCTTCGAAGACGAGGCAGTCGGCTGGGGCAACGCCGAGCTGGTCGGCGGCTTTGAGGAAGGTTTCGGGGTGGGGCTTGCTGCGCGTCACGTCGTCGGCGCTGACGATGGCCCGGAAGTAGTGCCGGATGCCGAGGGTATCGAGGACGAAGTTGATGTTGAAGGGAATGGCGGCCGAGCCGATGGCCATCGGAATGCCGTGCTGGTGAGCCCGCTCCAGAAACTCGGCCAGGCCGGGCAGCAGGGCCAGGTGGGGGCGGAAGTCCTCCTGGTAGCGCTGCTCTTTGCGCAGGGCCAGCTCGTCCATTTCGGCCTCGGTGAACCGGTCGGGGCCGAACACGCGCACCAGCACTTCCTGGTTTTTGCCGTACATCTGGGGCTTGACTTCCTCGCGGGTGAAGTGGCCGCCCAGCTCGTGGTTGAAGATGTGGTGCCAGGCATTGGTATGATAGTCCATGTCGTGAATCATGGTACCGTTCAAGTCAAACAGGAATGCTTGCATCGGGGAGGGGTACAAAAAGTTGGGGCAAACCTTGCGGCCTGCCCCAGCTTTTATTTGGTAAGTAGGAGTGTAGAGACGCGTATTCGCGTCTCAATCGTCCGCGCCGTTGTTAACCCGAACGATTATCGTTCAACGACGAGACGCAACTATGCGTCTCTACAGCAGGGTTATTTCAACACATCCAGGGCCTCTTTCAGGCGGGGCAGGGCGGCTTCCATGCTTTCCAGGGAAGCGCCGCCCACCGACATGCGGAACCAGGTCGAGGTTTCGTCGGTGCCGAAGGCACCGAAGGGCACCACGGCCAGGCGGGCCCGGGAAATGAGGTAGAAGGTAATGTCCTTGTTGGTCGCCAGCAGCTTGCCCTCGGGCGTGGTTTTGCCGATGGCGTTGATCTGGGCCGTGAGGTAGATGGCGCCCTGGGGCACGACGGCATCGACGGGGTAGCCCTGCTTTTTCAGGTCCTGCAAGCCGTTGTACAAGGCATCGAGGCTGCGCTGTACTTTCTGCTTGAAGCCGGCCAGAAACTCGTCGACGGCGGCCCCTTGTTTCAGGTACTTGGCGGTGGCCACCTGCTCGGCCTTGGGCGCCCAGGCCCCCACGTGGCCCAGAATAGACTTCATCTTGTCGATGACGGTGCTGGGGCCGAAGGCGTAGCCCACGCGCACGCCGGTGGCGGCAAAGCACTTGGAAATACCGTCGATGTAGATGACGTAGTCGCGCAGCTCGGGCCGCAGGTTGACCGGGTCGTAGTGCTGGGTTTCCCCGAAGGTCAGCATCCAGTAGATCTGGTCGTACATGATGTACAGGGGCTTTTCGCCGGCGGTGCGGGTCTTGTTTTCGGCAATGACCAGGTCGCAGATGGCCTCCAGGTCTTCGCGCGAAAATACGGTGCCGGTGGGGTTCAGCGGGGAGCACAGGGCCAGTAGAGTGGCACCCTTCAGGTGGGGTGCTACCTCAGCGGCGGTGGGCATGAAGTTGTTTTCCACCGTGGTTTCGACCATCACCGGCTCGGCGCCGGAGAGGTGGCAGTAGTGGTTGTTGTTCCAACTGGGCACGGGGAACACCACTTTGTCGCCGGGGTCAATCAGGGCCAAATACGTGGCGTAGATCAGGGGCCGGGAGCCGCCGGCCACCAGGATGTCGTTGACGGAGTAGGTGAGGCCCAGCCGCTCGGTGGTGAATTCGGCTACGGCCGTGCGCAGGTCGGCCATGCCGTTGGCAGGCGGGTAGTTGGTGTTGCCGGCCGCGTAAGCCGCCGCAATTTCAGCTTGCAGCTCGTCGGGAATAGGATAGATTTTCGGATCGAAGTCGCCGATGGTGAGGTTGCAGATTTCCTCGCCCTTGCGGATCATGTCATTTACCTCATTGCCAATCTTGATAATTTCGGAGCCAATCAGGCTGCCGGCCATTTTAGAAACCATAATAATGTCTGTTGTTAGGGTTGTCCTGTTGTTGGGTTTTGCGCCAAATATAGGGGCGCGGCGTTATGCACGCCGGAATTAATTCGCGCGGCGCTACAATTTCTAACGGCCGCCGCCGCTGCCGGCCCGCCGCCCACCCGCAAAACCGCCTCAGCTGCCGAAAGCATAGGGGCCCGAACAACGGCGGTTGCTCGGGCCCCGGGGAAGATATTCGCGCTAAAGGGCTTAGACGGCCACGGCGGCGGGCTTCAGCTGCTTTTTCTTGCTCTTGCGCAGGCGGCTGAGCCACATAATCACGCCCGTAACCGGGAAGGTGACGCCCAGCAGGCACACCACTACCGCTACGATTTTCGAGGGCGTACCAAAGATGGCGCCCGTGTGCATGGGCTTGAAGGTGCGCCGCACCCGCTGGCCCAGGTTGCGGTCCTCGAAGTTGAGCCGGCCCAGGGGGCGGCCGGTGTACTGGTCGAGGTAGAGCTCATCGGTGGCCCCTTCGTAGGCCGCGTTGGCCGAGGTGGTGTTCACGCGCACGGCCTCGGTCGAGTCTTTGGGCCAGGCAATGGCGTAAGACAGGGCCCCGGGCACCTGCCGCCGGGCCACGATGTAGGCCTGGTCGAACGTGAGCTGGCCGCCGCTGAGCACCAGCGTCGACTTGGGGGCCTCGGGGCCTTTGGGGTCGGAATTGGTGACGGCGAAGATGCCGTTGTTGAACCACTCAA is a window from the Hymenobacter aquaticus genome containing:
- a CDS encoding UDP-N-acetylmuramate--L-alanine ligase; the encoded protein is MAPTPTSLQRLHLIATGGSIMHNLALALHRRGAQVTGSDDEIFEPAKSRLAAAGLLPAQEGWFPEKVTPELDAVIVGMHARADNPELLRAQELGLRIYSFPEFIYEASKDKQRVVIGGSHGKTSITSLILHVLRHHNRKFDYAVGAQLEGFDLMVQLSEDAPIIIIEGDEYLSSPIDRRPKFHLYQHHIGVISGISWDHINVFPTEEDYREQFRIFAEMTPKAGVLIYDRDDEQVQLVTVPTSSDVQYIGYGPHENKVRHGKTVLITKKDEEVPIQVFGEHNLRNISAAKEVCKQLGIKGKDFYEALATFKGAARRLELVREGQSSVVYKDFAHAPSKLKATATAFKQQFPKRRLVACLELHTFSSLNPAFLPQYAHTFDAPDVAVVYFNPHVLEHKRLPALPAEAVQQAFQRPDLKVFTDSKALAEFLHQQRWQDANLLMMSSGTFDGLDLAQLAAEVTK
- the dnaB gene encoding replicative DNA helicase, giving the protein MGTPSGKLPPQARELEAAVLGALMLEKDALTTVIDILKPESFYDEKHRRIFKAILNLFDKSEPIDILTVTHELREMGELEAGGGAHFVANLTFKVNSAANIEYHARIITENAIKRELINIASTIHRDAFEDTTDVFNLLDSTEQALFEVSESNIRKNFDDMRSLMGKAIKELEEKKNQKDGLTGVPSGFSALDRVTSGWQPSDLVIIAARPGMGKCLGKGTKVLMYDGTLRNVEDVREGELLMGDDSTPRRVLNIARGRERMYWVRQNKAEAYRVNESHILSLKRSRTEGPHRHGDVLNITVKDWLSKSAKFRSNYKGYKVPVEFAAQDVSVDPYFLGVWLGDGASDNCRITGQDPEIIDYLHEYAEALDMQVTVGVVANRCNSYGITRGRQGGSIAQYSLQDELRQLGVLGNKHIPQQYLSNSTESRLRLLAGLIDSDGHLDPVSNGYEITQKNHRLARQIKFLADSLGFRTSLKKKRAAISSIGYESEVFRVRIYGDINRVPVRVQRKKAQPWASKVDWRMTGISVEFDQEDDYYGFAIDGNRLFLLQDMTVTHNTAFVVSAMRNAAVDHKKAVAIFSLEMSSIQLVNRLISAEAELDSEKIKKGNLADYEWAQLNHKIAGLSSAPIYIDDTPGLSIRELRTKCRRLKAHHDIQMIIIDYLQLMTGNSDGGKGAGNREQEIASISRALKGIAKELNVPVLALSQLSRSVETRGGDKKPQLSDLRESGSIEQDADMVVFLYRPEYYKITEDEMGNPTQGTGEVIIAKHRNGSLETVQLKFIGKFTKFADLDGGGFGMDAEYNTGAFPASTFDDEPGFAPNTIRLGSKINEGGPGPVPFPKSNFGNDDPPF
- a CDS encoding HAD family hydrolase; the protein is MQAFLFDLNGTMIHDMDYHTNAWHHIFNHELGGHFTREEVKPQMYGKNQEVLVRVFGPDRFTEAEMDELALRKEQRYQEDFRPHLALLPGLAEFLERAHQHGIPMAIGSAAIPFNINFVLDTLGIRHYFRAIVSADDVTRSKPHPETFLKAADQLGVAPADCLVFEDVPKGAEAALNAGMKAVILTTTHEQQEFTHLPNILHFAPDFRAEAIKRIIANA
- a CDS encoding pyridoxal phosphate-dependent aminotransferase is translated as MVSKMAGSLIGSEIIKIGNEVNDMIRKGEEICNLTIGDFDPKIYPIPDELQAEIAAAYAAGNTNYPPANGMADLRTAVAEFTTERLGLTYSVNDILVAGGSRPLIYATYLALIDPGDKVVFPVPSWNNNHYCHLSGAEPVMVETTVENNFMPTAAEVAPHLKGATLLALCSPLNPTGTVFSREDLEAICDLVIAENKTRTAGEKPLYIMYDQIYWMLTFGETQHYDPVNLRPELRDYVIYIDGISKCFAATGVRVGYAFGPSTVIDKMKSILGHVGAWAPKAEQVATAKYLKQGAAVDEFLAGFKQKVQRSLDALYNGLQDLKKQGYPVDAVVPQGAIYLTAQINAIGKTTPEGKLLATNKDITFYLISRARLAVVPFGAFGTDETSTWFRMSVGGASLESMEAALPRLKEALDVLK